GGTGCGCAGCCAGACGTTCTCCCACTCCGCGCGCTGGTAGACGCGGCGGACGGAGGGGTTGTCGTGCGCGTGGGGGTCGTTGACGACGACGTCGCCTGCGGCGGTGAAGCCGACGACGGCCATGAGGTGGCCGGCCGTTCCGTAGCCCGCGCCCGTGAGCTCGTCCGCGCGGAAGGAGGTGGAGGTGATGACGGGGATGCCGGCCCGCACCACGGTCTCCAGGTCGGTCATCGAGGCGAGGCGGGTGACGACCGCGGCGAGGCCGCTGTAGGTGGCGGCGTAGGCGGCGTTGAAGGACCAGTTGCCGCAGCCCTTGTAGGCGGCGTCATAGGTGGCGCGGGCGGCGTGGCAGACCTGCGGGTCGGAGTAGGTCGGGTTCACCCAGGCCAGGGTGGCGGGGTCGGCCTTGCGGCCGAAGTACTCGATGACCATCTGGGAGGAGGTGGGGCTGCACCAGGCCTCGCCGCCGTTGTCGTATTCGGGGTAGCGCCCGATGTGGATCTGCTGCGAGTAGCGCGGGACCTTCAGCTCGTGGGCGGTCCCGGAGGGGCGGGAGGCGGGGACGGTGAACCGGTCGGGGACGGCGGAGGCCATCGCGCCCGCGAGCCAGACGGTGGGGCCCTCGGACGCGCCGGGCCGGCGGTGGAGGGTCAGGCGCAGCTGCCATCCGGTGATCCGCAGGCCGTCGGCGGCGGCGGGCGCGTCGAGCGCGAGGGTGTCGGTCCAGACGGTGGAGCGGCCGTCGGTCTGTCCGTCCACCGAGGTGCGGCGGATGTCGGCGTCGCCCGAGGCCCAGCGGCCCATCACGTACCAGGGGGTGGCGGTGCCGTCGGTGTAGGCGGCGCGCAGCTCGGTCTGGATCCAGGTGCCGGCAGGGGTGCGGGCGTTCCAGGAGGCGACGGCCTCGGTGGCGGCCACCGTGGAGCGGTGCACCGGGGAGGTCCAGGTGGCGTACTCCCAGGTGCTCTTGCGTCCGGTGTGGGGGTCGGCGTACTCGGTGCGGCCGGCGGCGGTGGCGATCCGCAGGCCGGGGCGGGCGCCGGCGACGGCGGTGGTGCCCTGGTGGGTGCCGGCCGCCCAGTGGCCGTAGGAGTACCAGAAGCGGTTGTCGACGGTACGGCCCTGCGCGCGGGGGGCGGCGGCTGCCGGGGCTCCGCCGCCGGGGACGGAGGCGGCGGTGGCCGCGGTGGCGACCGCGAGCGCGGCGACGAGTACGGCCCTGCGTGGCGTGGGTGCGGTCATCGCGTGGTCCCCCGGGTGGGTCGGCGCATCGGTGGTGTCACCCTTGCAGGTTCCCGGCGGCCGGGGGCCCAAGCCATGGGTCGTGTCGGGCTTGTCTACGCTGGTCGGGTGGAGCCGCACCGGTCACTGGAGTCCCTTGCGCGGGAGCTCGCCGCCCTGCCCTGTTCCCTCGGCCCGGTGCGCCTGATCGGGATCGACGGGCACGCCGGTTCCGGGAAGAGCACCTTCGCGGGGCGGCTCGCCGAGGCGCTGGGCGGGGCACCGGTGCTGCATCTCGACGACGTGGCCAGTCACGAGGAGCTGTTCGGCTGGGAGGAGCGGCTGCGTGCCCAGGTGCTGGAGCCCCTGGCCGCCGGGCGGCCCGCGCGCTGGACCCCGTACGACTGGGTGGAGCGCCGCTTCGGGCCGGAGCGGGTGCTGGAGCCCGCGCCGGTGCTCCTGCTGGAGGGGGTCGGGGCCGGGCGGCGGGCGCTGCGCCCGCATCTGGCCCGGCTGCTGTGGATGGAGACGCCGCGGGCCCGGTCCTGGGCTCGGGGCCGGAACCGGGACGGGCATGCGCTGTCCGACTTCTGGGACGGGTGGGAGCGCGCGGAGCGCGCGCACTTCTCCAGTGATCCTTCGCGCCCCTTCGCCGACACCCTGGTACGCCAGAGCAGTACGGGATACGAGTGGTCTTCCGGGGCCGGAGCGACGGCTGGAACCTCCCCTTCCATCACTGACGGTGACGGACTCCCCCGGGCCTGAAACGGCTCCGGAACCCCGCCGCGGCGGGCCTGCGCCGACCCGCTTGACCCGGGCGCCGCAGCGGCCTTACGTTCTGAATGCGGCGCCTTTACCGGCCGCCGCGCACGCGAAGCCCCCGGTTGTTCCCCCGTGATCGGGGGCTTCGTCGTGCCCGCGACCCCCGCCGGAGAGGTGCGTGCGCGGTTCAGGCGGCCCCCCGACGTTCACTCTGTGTCATCACAGGGGCCGGTGGTGCCCGCTCGAACCGTACCCGCCGCACCCTACGTAAGGTGCGAAAGCGCAGGTACGATGCAGCCCTGAATTCAGCGACGCCAGGCGGGGGCACCGGACAACTCGCGCGCTCGGAGCGGGGGTTGCCGCGCACCACGGGGCAGGCTTGTGGGGGACGTGATGGATTTCGGCACGCCGGGCAGCATGCACGCCCCGGCCGAACTCGCCTGGCTGCGAGGGGTCGACGCCTGCACCATGGGCGCGTACCCGCAGGCCGAGGAGGAGTTCCGGACGGCCGTGCGGCTCGACCCCTCGATGGCCGACGCGTGGCTGGGCCTGCACGCGCTCCGGGTCGACACGGGCAATGCCCTGTTACGCATGTACGCGCACCGGGACCGCTTCGGCGAGCAGCGCAGCCGGCACCGCCGGACGCTGAACTCCTGGTACTGGCTGGGCTGGTGGGTGCAGCCGGTGCTGGAGAGCCGGCGCGACCTGCTGCTCGCCCACGCCTCGCACTGGCTGGACGGCCGGCACGTTCCGGAGCTGGACCAGGCCCTGGCGGCGCTGCCGCCGGTGGACACCGATCCGCAGGTGCGGTTCCTGCACGCCTGCCGGTCCTATCTGGTCAAGGACTGGGAGCAGTTGGTCCGGCACACCGAGCCGCTGGTGAACGATCCGCTGCTGGGGATCGAGGCCGGGCTGTTCGGCGGGATGGCGCGGGTCCGGCTGGAGATGTACGGGCAGGCCGAGCCGATGCTGTCGGCGGCGCTGATGCGCTGCCGCAGCGAGCAGCCGCAGCGCAAGGAGCTGCGCTACTGGCTGGCCCGGGCACACGAGGGGACGGGGCGCAGTGCGGCGGCGCTGCCGCTGTACCGGGCGGTGCACCGGGTGGATCCCTCGTTCATGGACACCGCGGCGCGGCTGACGGCCATCGAGGACGGCGACGACACGGACGGCATGGCCGATCTGGCGGGCCTGGCGGGGTGTTCCGGGTACGGCGGCTACGCGGGGTACGGCCCGTCGCCGGTCGGCGGGGACTTCGCGGCGGTCGCCCTGGGCGGGGGGCCGCTGGGCGGCGGGCCGGTGCAGGACATCGCCCCGGACGGCCAGGCGGGTGCCGACCCGCTGGGTCCGGTGCCCGTGCCGCCGGGCCGGATGGAGGGGGTACGGCGCAAGGCGACCGTCCCGCCTCAGGGCTCGGCGGAGGGGCTGCCGGCCGGGCCGTCCGATCCGGCGGCGCTGGCCGAGGCGCTGGCGGAGCTGGAGCGGATGGTGGGCCTTGAGCCGGTCAAGCGGCAGGTGAAGGCCCTCTCGGCGCAGCTGCACATGGCGCGGCTGCGGGCCGGGCAGGGACTGCCGGTGCAGCCTCCGAAGCGGCACTTCGTGTTCTCCGGGCCCTCGGGGACGGGCAAGACGACGGTGGCCCGGATCCTGGGCCGGGTCTTCTACGCGCTGGGGCTGCTCGGCGGGGATCATCTGGTCGAGGCCCAGCGGGCCGACCTGGTGGGCGAGTTCCTGGGCCAGACGGCGGTGAAGGCCAACGAGCTGATCGATTCGGCGATCGGCGGGGTGCTGTTCGTGGACGAGGCGTACTCGCTGTCGAACACGGGCTACAGCAAGGGCGACGCGTACGGCGACGAGGCGCTGCAGGTGCTGCTGAAGCGGGCCGAGGACAACCGCGACCACCTGGTGGTGATCCTGGCGGGCTATCCGGCCGGGATGGACCGGCTGCTGGCGGCGAATCCGGGGCTGTCCTCCCGGTTCACCACGCGGGTGGACTTCCCCAGCTACCGGCCGGCGGAGCTGACCGCGATCGGCGGTGTGCTGGCCGACGCGAACGGGGACCAGTGGGACGAGGAGGCCCTGGAGGAGCTGCGCAGCATCAGCGGGCACGTGGTGGAGCAGGGCTGGATCGACGAGCTGGGCAACGGCCGCTTCCTGCGGACCCTGTACGAGAAGAGCTGCGCGTACCGGGACCTCCGGCTGGCGGGCTTCGCGGGTGAGCCGTCGCGGGACGACCTGGCCACCCTCCGGCTGCCGGACCTGATGCAGGCGTACGGGGAGGTCCTGTCGGGCCGCGGGCCGCAGGAGCGGCCGGAGCCGCCTCTGTGAGCCGGCGGGGCCGGGCGTGCCGCCGCTGCGGCGGTACGCCCGGCCCCCTCGGCTATGTACGGCCGGCCGGGATCCGGTGGGCCGGGTCGCGGACTTCGCCCACCAGCATCTCCAGGACGTCTTCCAGGGTGACCAGGCCGAGGACCCGGCCGCTCTGGTCGGCGACCTGCGCCAGGTGGGTGGCGTCGCGGCGCATGACGCCGAGGGCGTCGTCCAGGGGGACGGTCGCGCACAGGGTGGTCATACGGCGCCACACCCGCTGGGGTACGGCCCGTTCCCGGTCCTCCAGGTCCAGTACGTCCTTGACGTGCAGGTAGCCCATGAAGGCGCCGCTGTCGGAGCGGACGGGGAACCGGGAGTAGCCGGTACGCACGGTCAGCTGTTCGATCTGGCGGGGGGTGACGGCCGGGCCGACGGTGACGAGGCGGTCGCGGTCGAGGAGGACGTCGGTGACGGGGCGGCTGCCCAGTTCCAGTGCGTCCTCCAGCCGCTCCTGCTCGACCGGCTCCAGGAGCCCGGCCTGCCGGGAGTCCTTGAGGAGCCGGCCCAGCTGGGTGGAGGTGTAGGCGGCTTCGACCTCGTCCTTGGGCTCGACCTTGAACAGCTTCAGGACGAGCTTTGCGCAGGCTCCGAGCGCGGTGGTGACCGGCCCGCAGAGGCGGGCGAAGGCGACCAGGCCGGGGCTGAACCACAGGGCGGTCTTCTCGGGTGCGGCCATGGCGAGGTTCTTGGGCACCATCTCGCCGATGACCAGGTGCAGGAATACCACGGCGGCGAGCGCGAGGGCGTAGCCGAGGGGGTGGATCAGGCCCTGCGGTACGTGGACGGCGTGGAAGACGGGCTCCAGCAGCCGGGCCACGGTCGGCTCGGCGACCGCGCCGAGGGTGAGGGAGCAGACGGTGATGCCGAACTGCGCCGCGGCCATCATGCGGGGCAGGTTCTCCAGGCCGTGGAGTACCTGGCGGGCCCGCTTGGACTCGGCCGCGAGGGGTTCGATCTGGCTGCGCCGTACGGAGACGAGTGCGAACTCGGCGCCGACGAAGAAGCCGTTGGCGAGGACGAGGAGCAGTGCGAACAGGAGTTGGAGCGCGTTCACCGGGCGGCGCCTTCC
This DNA window, taken from Streptomyces sp. TN58, encodes the following:
- a CDS encoding peptidase C39 family protein yields the protein MTAPTPRRAVLVAALAVATAATAASVPGGGAPAAAAPRAQGRTVDNRFWYSYGHWAAGTHQGTTAVAGARPGLRIATAAGRTEYADPHTGRKSTWEYATWTSPVHRSTVAATEAVASWNARTPAGTWIQTELRAAYTDGTATPWYVMGRWASGDADIRRTSVDGQTDGRSTVWTDTLALDAPAAADGLRITGWQLRLTLHRRPGASEGPTVWLAGAMASAVPDRFTVPASRPSGTAHELKVPRYSQQIHIGRYPEYDNGGEAWCSPTSSQMVIEYFGRKADPATLAWVNPTYSDPQVCHAARATYDAAYKGCGNWSFNAAYAATYSGLAAVVTRLASMTDLETVVRAGIPVITSTSFRADELTGAGYGTAGHLMAVVGFTAAGDVVVNDPHAHDNPSVRRVYQRAEWENVWLRTKRTAAAGKIASGSGGVCYLFAPALPAPAQIIALRSVGVL
- a CDS encoding hemolysin family protein, translating into MNALQLLFALLLVLANGFFVGAEFALVSVRRSQIEPLAAESKRARQVLHGLENLPRMMAAAQFGITVCSLTLGAVAEPTVARLLEPVFHAVHVPQGLIHPLGYALALAAVVFLHLVIGEMVPKNLAMAAPEKTALWFSPGLVAFARLCGPVTTALGACAKLVLKLFKVEPKDEVEAAYTSTQLGRLLKDSRQAGLLEPVEQERLEDALELGSRPVTDVLLDRDRLVTVGPAVTPRQIEQLTVRTGYSRFPVRSDSGAFMGYLHVKDVLDLEDRERAVPQRVWRRMTTLCATVPLDDALGVMRRDATHLAQVADQSGRVLGLVTLEDVLEMLVGEVRDPAHRIPAGRT
- a CDS encoding AAA family ATPase translates to MDFGTPGSMHAPAELAWLRGVDACTMGAYPQAEEEFRTAVRLDPSMADAWLGLHALRVDTGNALLRMYAHRDRFGEQRSRHRRTLNSWYWLGWWVQPVLESRRDLLLAHASHWLDGRHVPELDQALAALPPVDTDPQVRFLHACRSYLVKDWEQLVRHTEPLVNDPLLGIEAGLFGGMARVRLEMYGQAEPMLSAALMRCRSEQPQRKELRYWLARAHEGTGRSAAALPLYRAVHRVDPSFMDTAARLTAIEDGDDTDGMADLAGLAGCSGYGGYAGYGPSPVGGDFAAVALGGGPLGGGPVQDIAPDGQAGADPLGPVPVPPGRMEGVRRKATVPPQGSAEGLPAGPSDPAALAEALAELERMVGLEPVKRQVKALSAQLHMARLRAGQGLPVQPPKRHFVFSGPSGTGKTTVARILGRVFYALGLLGGDHLVEAQRADLVGEFLGQTAVKANELIDSAIGGVLFVDEAYSLSNTGYSKGDAYGDEALQVLLKRAEDNRDHLVVILAGYPAGMDRLLAANPGLSSRFTTRVDFPSYRPAELTAIGGVLADANGDQWDEEALEELRSISGHVVEQGWIDELGNGRFLRTLYEKSCAYRDLRLAGFAGEPSRDDLATLRLPDLMQAYGEVLSGRGPQERPEPPL
- a CDS encoding uridine kinase family protein, with protein sequence MEPHRSLESLARELAALPCSLGPVRLIGIDGHAGSGKSTFAGRLAEALGGAPVLHLDDVASHEELFGWEERLRAQVLEPLAAGRPARWTPYDWVERRFGPERVLEPAPVLLLEGVGAGRRALRPHLARLLWMETPRARSWARGRNRDGHALSDFWDGWERAERAHFSSDPSRPFADTLVRQSSTGYEWSSGAGATAGTSPSITDGDGLPRA